In Streptomyces sp. NBC_01707, a genomic segment contains:
- a CDS encoding glycoside hydrolase family 6 protein — MRSRSSTLHGIRRKFAALSALAIGAALAVAVPTPASAAARVDNPYVGAKAYVNPQWSAKAAAEPGGSVIADEPSFVWMDRIAAIEGAGDAMSLREHLDEALDQGANLFQVVIYDLPGRDCAALASNGELGPTELDRYKSEYINPIADVLDDPAYASLRIVAVIEPDSLPNIVTNAGGEAGATEACAVMKANGNYEKGVGYALHTLAAIPNVYNYIDAAHHGWLGWDTNLAPAVDEFKKAATSEGATVGDVHGFIVNTANYSALQEPYLKVTDSVNGTTVRQSKWVDWNQYVDELTFAQGLRSLLVSRGGFDSGIGMLIDTARNGWGGSARPSGAGPTTNVDDYVNGGRIDRRIHAGNWCNQKGAGIGERPKSAPAAGIDAYVWAKPPGESDGNSQPIENDEGKGFDRMCDPTYTGNGRNGNNLTGALSDSPLAGHWFSAQFQELVRNAYPPLDGGGDDDTQAPSAPTGLTVTGKTSGSVSLSWTASTDNTGVTAYDVYRAGVQVGSSATTSFTDSGLTASTAYSYTVKARDAAGNVSAASAAVSATTSAGGGTGTGTLKVQYKNNDSSATDNQIRMGLQLVNTGSTAVNLSTVKVRYWFTPEAGASTFGTACDYAVLGCGSVTTGVTASGSSTAGASHYLEVGFGSGSLAAGASTGEIQLRLNKSDWSNFDETDDYSRTADTAYADASKIGVYVGSTLTWGTAP, encoded by the coding sequence ATGAGATCACGAAGTTCCACGCTGCACGGGATACGCCGGAAGTTCGCCGCGCTCTCCGCGCTGGCGATCGGAGCGGCCCTGGCCGTGGCCGTCCCCACCCCGGCCTCCGCAGCGGCCCGCGTCGACAACCCGTACGTCGGCGCCAAGGCGTATGTGAACCCGCAGTGGTCCGCCAAGGCCGCCGCGGAGCCGGGCGGCAGCGTCATCGCCGACGAGCCCTCGTTCGTCTGGATGGACCGCATCGCGGCCATCGAGGGTGCGGGCGACGCGATGAGCCTGCGCGAGCACCTCGACGAGGCGCTCGACCAGGGCGCGAACCTCTTCCAGGTCGTCATCTACGACCTTCCTGGGCGTGACTGCGCCGCGCTGGCCTCGAACGGCGAGCTCGGTCCCACCGAACTCGACCGGTACAAGAGCGAGTACATCAACCCCATCGCCGACGTCCTCGACGACCCCGCCTATGCGAGCCTGCGGATCGTCGCCGTCATCGAACCGGACTCGCTGCCCAACATCGTGACCAACGCCGGCGGCGAGGCCGGTGCCACCGAGGCGTGCGCGGTGATGAAGGCGAACGGCAACTACGAGAAGGGTGTCGGCTACGCCCTGCACACCCTGGCGGCCATTCCCAACGTCTACAACTACATCGACGCGGCGCACCACGGGTGGCTCGGCTGGGACACCAACCTCGCCCCGGCGGTCGACGAGTTCAAGAAGGCCGCCACCAGCGAGGGCGCGACCGTCGGCGATGTCCACGGTTTCATCGTGAACACGGCCAACTACTCCGCTCTCCAGGAGCCGTACCTCAAGGTCACCGACTCGGTGAACGGTACGACCGTGCGTCAGTCGAAGTGGGTCGACTGGAATCAGTACGTGGACGAACTGACCTTCGCCCAGGGACTGCGCTCGCTCCTGGTCAGCCGCGGCGGCTTCGACTCCGGCATCGGCATGCTCATCGACACCGCCCGCAACGGCTGGGGCGGCAGCGCCCGGCCCTCCGGCGCGGGACCGACGACCAATGTGGACGACTACGTCAACGGTGGCCGCATCGACCGGCGCATCCACGCGGGGAACTGGTGCAACCAGAAGGGTGCGGGCATCGGCGAGCGGCCGAAGTCGGCCCCCGCGGCCGGCATCGACGCCTACGTCTGGGCCAAGCCCCCGGGGGAGTCGGACGGCAACAGCCAGCCCATCGAGAACGACGAGGGCAAGGGCTTCGACCGGATGTGCGACCCGACGTACACGGGCAACGGGCGCAACGGCAACAACCTGACCGGCGCGCTGTCCGACTCGCCGCTGGCGGGCCACTGGTTCTCCGCCCAGTTCCAGGAGTTGGTGCGCAACGCGTACCCGCCCCTCGACGGCGGCGGTGACGACGACACCCAGGCGCCTTCCGCCCCGACCGGCCTGACGGTGACGGGGAAGACGAGCGGCAGCGTCTCGCTGTCCTGGACGGCCTCGACCGACAACACCGGTGTGACCGCCTACGACGTGTACCGCGCGGGGGTGCAGGTGGGCTCCTCGGCCACGACCTCGTTCACCGACTCGGGGCTCACCGCCTCGACGGCGTACAGCTACACGGTCAAGGCCCGGGACGCGGCCGGGAACGTCTCGGCTGCCTCCGCCGCCGTCTCGGCGACCACGTCCGCGGGCGGCGGAACCGGCACCGGCACTCTCAAGGTCCAGTACAAGAACAACGACTCCTCGGCCACCGACAACCAGATCCGGATGGGCCTGCAACTGGTCAACACCGGGAGCACCGCAGTCAACCTGTCCACGGTGAAGGTGCGGTACTGGTTCACCCCCGAGGCCGGCGCGAGCACCTTCGGCACCGCATGCGACTACGCGGTGCTGGGCTGCGGCAGTGTGACCACCGGCGTGACGGCCTCCGGCAGTTCGACTGCCGGGGCCAGCCACTACCTGGAGGTCGGCTTCGGCAGCGGCAGCCTGGCGGCAGGGGCCTCCACCGGGGAGATCCAGCTGCGCCTGAACAAGAGCGACTGGTCGAACTTCGACGAGACCGACGACTACAGCCGCACCGCCGACACGGCCTACGCCGACGCGTCGAAGATCGGCGTCTACGTGGGTTCCACCCTCACCTGGGGCACCGCCCCCTGA
- a CDS encoding glycosyltransferase family 2 protein, which produces MSEPRIGVSIVTMGDRPQQVEALLASIAIQDVLPARLVIVGNGTSLPDFTAVPGLSDLAGGVTTIELDENLGCPGGRNVAIRRLAELGDVDVVVELDDDGLLVDSGVLRKVQEMYAADPKLGIVGFRIADEHGETQRRHVPRLRATDPMRRGPVTAFLGGGHALSMKMLAETGPWPAEFFFTHEETDLSWRALDAGWKILYEPDLLLQHPKTSPARHSVYYRMTARNRVWLARRNLPLPLVPAYLCTWTLLTVARTHSAAGLRAWAGGFAEGVRTPCGRRQPMRWRTVWRMTMLGRPPVI; this is translated from the coding sequence TTGTCCGAACCGCGCATCGGCGTATCCATCGTGACCATGGGCGACCGCCCGCAGCAGGTCGAAGCCCTGTTGGCCTCGATCGCCATACAGGACGTCCTGCCGGCCCGTCTCGTCATCGTGGGCAACGGCACCTCGCTGCCGGACTTCACCGCCGTCCCCGGCCTGTCCGACCTGGCCGGCGGTGTGACCACGATCGAGCTCGACGAGAACCTCGGCTGCCCCGGCGGCCGTAACGTCGCCATCCGCCGACTCGCGGAACTCGGTGACGTGGACGTCGTCGTCGAGCTGGACGACGACGGACTCCTCGTCGACAGCGGTGTGCTGCGCAAGGTCCAGGAGATGTACGCCGCCGACCCGAAGCTCGGCATCGTCGGCTTCCGCATCGCCGACGAGCACGGCGAGACGCAGCGCCGCCATGTCCCCCGGCTGCGCGCCACCGACCCGATGCGCCGCGGTCCGGTCACGGCGTTCCTCGGCGGCGGCCACGCACTCTCCATGAAGATGCTCGCCGAAACCGGCCCGTGGCCCGCGGAGTTCTTCTTCACGCACGAGGAGACGGACCTGTCCTGGCGGGCGCTCGATGCGGGCTGGAAGATCCTGTACGAACCCGACCTGCTGCTCCAGCACCCCAAGACGTCCCCGGCCAGGCACTCGGTCTACTACCGGATGACGGCCCGCAACCGGGTCTGGCTGGCCCGCCGTAACCTGCCTCTCCCCCTGGTCCCGGCCTACCTGTGCACCTGGACCCTCCTCACCGTGGCCCGCACCCACTCGGCCGCGGGTCTGCGGGCCTGGGCCGGCGGCTTCGCCGAGGGGGTCCGTACACCGTGCGGCCGACGGCAGCCGATGCGGTGGCGCACGGTGTGGCGCATGACGATGCTGGGGCGGCCGCCGGTCATCTGA
- a CDS encoding serine hydrolase, translated as MTTDLHEILDAHVSKGPVPGAVGLVAKGDRTEVRAAGSADIEGTAPMARDSIFRIASMTKPIVAAAVMMLVEEGRIALDEPVGRWLPELASPKVLRTPSGPLDDVVPATRPITVSDLLTFRAGYGFPSDFALPGVAPLFSELKQGPEPADVPAPDDWMAKLSRIPLLNQPGEAWLYNTCSDIQGVLIARVSGRSLPEFLDERLFRPLGMVDTGFAVPAAKLDRFTSLYRIGPNGDPQLVDTPGGQWSSVPAFPSGAGGLVSTLDDWLAFARMMLADGTFDGRRLLSPGSVRRMTTDHLTRAQREASGLFIEGQGWGFGGSVDVGTTKPWNVPGRYGWVGGTGTTGHFVPSTGTVTIMLSQLEMTGPTPPALMRDFWQYAANA; from the coding sequence ATGACGACCGACCTGCACGAGATCCTGGATGCGCACGTCAGTAAAGGACCGGTGCCGGGCGCGGTGGGCCTGGTGGCCAAGGGCGACCGGACCGAGGTGCGGGCGGCCGGTTCGGCCGACATCGAGGGCACGGCCCCGATGGCCCGGGACTCGATCTTCCGCATCGCCTCGATGACCAAGCCGATCGTCGCCGCCGCGGTCATGATGCTGGTCGAGGAGGGCCGGATCGCGCTGGACGAACCGGTCGGTCGATGGCTGCCGGAACTGGCTTCGCCGAAGGTGCTCCGCACCCCGTCCGGTCCGCTCGACGACGTGGTCCCGGCGACCCGGCCCATCACCGTGTCCGACCTGCTCACCTTCCGTGCCGGGTACGGCTTCCCGTCCGACTTCGCGCTGCCGGGAGTCGCCCCGCTGTTCAGCGAGTTGAAGCAGGGACCGGAACCGGCGGACGTCCCGGCGCCGGACGACTGGATGGCGAAGCTGTCCCGTATCCCACTGCTGAACCAGCCGGGCGAAGCCTGGCTGTACAACACCTGCTCGGACATCCAGGGTGTGCTGATCGCCCGGGTCTCGGGCCGTTCGCTGCCGGAATTCCTGGACGAGCGGCTGTTCCGGCCGCTGGGCATGGTGGACACCGGTTTCGCGGTACCGGCCGCGAAGCTCGACCGCTTCACCAGCCTCTACCGCATCGGTCCGAACGGCGATCCGCAGCTGGTGGACACCCCGGGCGGGCAGTGGAGCAGCGTGCCCGCCTTCCCTTCCGGCGCGGGTGGGCTGGTCTCGACCCTCGACGACTGGCTGGCCTTCGCCCGCATGATGCTCGCCGACGGGACGTTCGACGGGCGCCGGCTGCTGTCACCCGGATCGGTGCGCCGGATGACCACCGACCATCTGACCCGGGCCCAGCGCGAGGCCAGTGGGCTGTTCATCGAGGGTCAGGGGTGGGGCTTCGGCGGCTCGGTCGACGTCGGGACGACCAAGCCGTGGAACGTACCGGGCCGCTACGGCTGGGTCGGCGGCACCGGCACGACGGGGCACTTCGTCCCGTCCACCGGAACGGTCACGATCATGCTCAGCCAGCTGGAGATGACCGGGCCCACGCCGCCCGCGCTGATGCGGGACTTCTGGCAGTACGCGGCGAACGCCTGA
- a CDS encoding ScbR family autoregulator-binding transcription factor — MAQQARAIQTRRSILVAAAAVFDERGYSSATISEILARAGVTKGALYFHFNSKEELALGVMDLQLDSVPLPPQLTKLQELVDQGMLLAHRLRNEPLVRASVGLAMDQAVEGLDRGTPFRAWIDRLEHLLSAAKNQGELLPHVQPGETAELLAGAFSGVQVMSQVLCNREDLGRRISVLLHYILPSISTPAVLATLDMAEDRGERLYASLESVPGQAAATG, encoded by the coding sequence ATGGCACAGCAGGCGCGCGCGATCCAGACTCGACGGTCGATCCTGGTGGCGGCCGCCGCCGTTTTCGACGAACGCGGCTACAGCAGCGCCACCATCAGCGAGATCCTCGCCCGGGCGGGGGTGACCAAGGGCGCGCTGTACTTCCACTTCAACTCGAAGGAGGAGCTGGCGCTCGGTGTGATGGACCTCCAGCTGGACAGCGTTCCGCTGCCGCCCCAGCTGACGAAACTCCAGGAACTGGTCGACCAGGGCATGTTGCTCGCCCACCGGCTACGGAATGAACCGCTGGTGCGGGCCAGTGTCGGACTGGCGATGGACCAGGCGGTCGAGGGCCTCGACCGGGGCACGCCGTTCCGGGCCTGGATAGATCGGCTCGAACATCTGCTGAGCGCGGCGAAGAACCAGGGCGAGCTCCTGCCGCACGTCCAGCCGGGCGAGACCGCGGAGCTGCTGGCGGGCGCCTTCTCCGGCGTGCAGGTGATGTCCCAGGTCCTGTGCAACCGCGAGGACCTGGGGCGCCGGATCTCCGTACTGCTGCACTACATCCTGCCGAGCATCTCGACGCCCGCCGTGCTGGCCACCCTCGACATGGCCGAGGACCGCGGCGAACGGCTGTACGCCTCTCTCGAGTCCGTACCGGGCCAGGCCGCCGCCACCGGCTGA
- a CDS encoding ScbA/BarX family gamma-butyrolactone biosynthesis protein: MVQLVSRTASVPPKGRQAEFPRQLVHRSDPEDVFPTGWTRQTDTQFSVSARWPRAHRFFAPVAGSYQDPLLIAETMRQTTMLLAHAEFGVPVGDQFVMWELGYISSPERLALDAHPEHLDHPDGSWDITVDVACSRIKRRGRGLGAMSLELLLHRSGTRIATGGGRISCTSAKAYERLRGNRRAGTDVPVPLLPSVAPREAGRDSERDVVLAPTPRQGLWRLRLDTGHPTLFGRPNDHVPGVLLLEAARQAANAVRPGRTFLPVSLEAAFLRYVELDRPCWIEAWIVPADTRSTTRVHVRATQDGEPVFTSTLDSPDRTEEAQGIRS, translated from the coding sequence ATGGTTCAGCTCGTCTCACGCACCGCTTCGGTGCCACCCAAAGGCAGACAGGCCGAATTTCCACGGCAGTTGGTCCACCGGTCCGATCCCGAGGACGTCTTCCCCACCGGCTGGACCAGACAGACCGACACCCAGTTCTCGGTGTCGGCCCGCTGGCCGCGTGCGCACCGCTTCTTCGCCCCCGTGGCGGGCAGCTACCAGGACCCACTGCTGATCGCGGAGACCATGCGGCAGACGACGATGCTCCTCGCGCACGCGGAATTCGGCGTTCCGGTCGGGGACCAGTTCGTGATGTGGGAGCTGGGATACATCTCCTCGCCCGAACGCCTCGCCCTGGACGCGCACCCCGAGCACCTTGACCACCCCGACGGATCCTGGGACATCACCGTGGACGTCGCGTGCTCCCGGATCAAGCGGCGGGGCCGGGGCCTCGGCGCCATGAGCCTGGAACTGCTCCTGCATCGCAGCGGCACCCGGATCGCGACCGGCGGCGGCCGGATCAGCTGCACGTCGGCCAAGGCGTACGAGCGGCTGCGGGGGAACCGCCGGGCCGGGACGGACGTCCCCGTCCCCCTGCTTCCGTCCGTCGCACCGCGTGAGGCCGGCCGGGACTCGGAGCGTGACGTCGTGCTGGCGCCGACTCCGCGTCAGGGCCTTTGGCGGCTGCGGCTCGACACCGGACATCCGACCCTCTTCGGCCGGCCCAACGACCATGTGCCGGGAGTCCTGCTGCTGGAGGCGGCCCGTCAGGCCGCCAATGCCGTCCGCCCCGGGCGCACCTTCCTGCCGGTGTCGCTGGAGGCCGCCTTCCTCCGCTACGTCGAGCTCGACCGCCCCTGCTGGATCGAGGCCTGGATCGTCCCGGCGGACACCCGGTCGACGACCAGGGTGCACGTCCGGGCCACCCAGGACGGTGAACCGGTCTTCACCAGCACGCTCGACTCGCCGGACCGCACCGAAGAGGCACAGGGCATACGCTCGTGA
- a CDS encoding NAD-dependent epimerase/dehydratase family protein, translating into MTAPRILITGATGFIGSHVVAAARRIPGARLRLMTHRTALDSGPDPATGIGTRVETVYGDLADPASLHGSCDGIDALIHCASQIGGDAGTATTVNDHGTRALVDEAARSGVTRIVHLSTASVYGRGPFTELMPGRVAPAPASATSLTRAAAERHVLAAGGAVLRPHIVHGAGDRWAVPGLVALLGQLRAGLTGCEARHSLIDVETLGRALLAAALSPKEPTGVHHVNHPEPVACSELMATVIDQLGLPWAGAGVGVDAARARLAQVPYALHHLDMLAVDHWFADERVWQDMGCEPGAGFAVTFARHAPWYRQFLGR; encoded by the coding sequence GTGACGGCGCCGCGCATCCTCATCACCGGAGCGACCGGATTCATCGGCAGCCATGTCGTGGCCGCCGCGCGCCGGATCCCCGGGGCCCGCCTGCGACTGATGACGCACCGCACCGCGCTCGACAGCGGTCCCGACCCCGCGACCGGCATCGGGACCCGCGTCGAGACCGTGTACGGGGATCTCGCCGATCCCGCCTCTCTGCACGGCAGTTGCGACGGGATCGACGCCTTGATCCACTGCGCCTCGCAGATCGGCGGCGACGCGGGGACGGCCACGACCGTCAACGACCACGGCACCCGCGCCCTGGTCGATGAGGCCGCACGCAGCGGCGTCACCCGGATCGTCCACTTGAGCACGGCATCCGTCTACGGGCGTGGTCCGTTCACGGAGTTGATGCCGGGCCGGGTGGCGCCGGCCCCCGCCTCGGCCACCAGCCTGACCCGCGCCGCCGCCGAGCGGCACGTCCTCGCGGCGGGCGGCGCCGTATTGCGTCCGCACATCGTGCACGGCGCCGGGGACCGCTGGGCGGTGCCTGGACTCGTAGCCCTGCTCGGGCAGTTGAGGGCGGGACTGACCGGGTGCGAGGCGCGGCACTCGCTCATCGACGTCGAGACGCTGGGCAGGGCGCTGCTCGCCGCCGCCCTCTCGCCGAAGGAGCCGACGGGCGTCCACCACGTCAACCACCCCGAGCCGGTGGCCTGTTCGGAGCTGATGGCGACGGTCATCGACCAACTCGGGCTGCCCTGGGCAGGTGCGGGCGTCGGTGTCGACGCCGCCCGTGCCCGGCTGGCCCAGGTCCCGTACGCACTGCACCATCTCGACATGCTCGCGGTGGACCACTGGTTCGCCGACGAGCGGGTCTGGCAGGACATGGGCTGCGAGCCGGGCGCGGGCTTCGCCGTCACCTTCGCCCGGCACGCCCCTTGGTACCGGCAGTTCCTGGGGCGGTAG